A genomic segment from Nicotiana sylvestris chromosome 1, ASM39365v2, whole genome shotgun sequence encodes:
- the LOC104239129 gene encoding chloride channel protein CLC-c-like codes for MEDQGDIENEGGGIGVMIMENGKDLERNISAVSESGVRQPLLSSKSRVNNTSQIAIIGANVCPIESLDYEIIENDLFKQDWRSRKKVQIFQYIFLKWTLVLLIGLSVGLVGFFLNIAVENIAGFKLLLISDLMLQDKYFRGFAAYACCNLVLATCAGILCAFIAPAAAGSGIPEVKAYLNGIDAHSILAPSTLFVKIFGSALGVSAGFVVGKEGPMVHTGACIANLLGQGGSRKYHLTWKWLKYFKNDRDRRDLITCGAAAGVAAAFRAPVGGVLFALEEVASWWRSALLWRTFFSTAVVAMVLRSFIVFCRSGKCGLFGQGGLIMYDVNSGAPNYNTIDVLAVLLIGVLGGLLGSLYNYLVDKVLRTYSIINERGPAFKVLLVMTISILSSLCSYGLPWFATCTPCPVGLEDKCPTIGRSGNYKNFQCPAGHYNDLASLFMNTNDDAIRNLFSSDNSSEFHLSSLFVFFAGVYCLGVVTYGIAIPSGLFIPVILAGASYGRFVGTVLGSISNLNNGLFALLGAASFLGGTMRMTVSICVILLELTDDLLMLPLVMLVLLISKTVADCFNHGVYDQIVKMKGLPYLEAHAEPYMRQLVAGDVCSGPLITFSGVEKVGNIIHALKFTRHNGFPVIDAPPFSDAPEFCGLALRSHLLVLLKAKKFTKLSVLSGSSILRSFHAFDFAKPGSGKGPKLEDLSFTDEEMEMYVDLHPVTNTSPYTVVETMSLAKAAILFRQLGLRHLCVVPKKTTGRDPIVGILTRHDFMPEHIKGLYPHLVHHK; via the exons ATGGAAGATCAAGGTGATATAGAGAATGAAGGAGGAGGAATTGGGGTGATGATAATGGAGAATGGCAAAGATTTGGAGAGGAATATTTCAGCGGTTTCTGAGAGTGGTGTTAGACAGCCATTGCTTAGTTCTAAAAGCAGAGTCAATAATACCTCACAAATTGCTATTATAGGAGCCAATGTTTGCCCCATTGAAAGTCTTGATTATGA GATTATTGAAAATGACCTTTTCAAGCAAGATTGGAGATCTAGGAAAAAAGTCCAGATATTTCAATATATATTCCTAAAGTGGACACTTGTGCTTCTTATTGGATTGAGTGTAGGGCTTGTTGGTTTCTTTTTAAACATAGCAGTGGAAAATATTGCTGGCTTCAAGCTTCTGCTCATTAGTGACTTAATGCTTCAGGACAA GTATTTCCGTGGATTTGCTGCTTATGCATGTTGCAATTTGGTTCTTGCGACTTGTGCTGgaatcctatgtgcatttattgCACCAGCAGCTGCAGGGTCAGGAATACCTGAAGTGAAAGCATATCTCAATGGTATcgatgctcattccattttagcTCCAAGTACTTTATTTGTGAAG ATATTTGGTTCTGCTTTGGGTGTTTCTGCTGGATTTGTTGTTGGCAAGGAAGGACCCATGGTCCATACTGGCGCTTGCATAGCAAACTTGCTTGGACAGGGCGGCTCCCGCAAGTATCATCTGACTTGGAAGTGGCTGAAGTATTTCAAAAATGACCGTGACCGTAGAGATTTGATCACTTGTGGTGCTGCAGCTGGTGTTGCAGCTGCTTTCCGAGCCCCAGTCGGTGGTGTTCTTTTTGCTCTTGAAGAAGTAGCCTCatg GTGGCGAAGTGCTCTTCTTTGGAGGACCTTCTTCTCGACTGCTGTAGTAGCTATGGTGCTCAGATCTTTCATTGTATTCTGTCGGAGCGGGAAATGTGGACTATTTGGTCAAGGAGGTTTGATAATGTATGATGTGAATTCAGGAGCACCTAATTATAACACTATAGATGTACTGGCAGTGTTGTTAATTGGAGTTCTTGGAGGCCTTCTCGGAAGCCTTTATAATTATCTAGTGGACAAGGTCCTCCGGACTTACAGCATCATTAATGA GAGGGGTCCTGCTTTCAAAGTCTTGCTCGTAATGACCATTTCAATCCTGAGTTCTCTTTGCTCGTATGGTCTACCGTGGTTTGCAACTTGCACACCATGTCCTGTAGGCTTGGAGGACAAGTGCCCTACTATAGGTCGCTCTGGAAACTATAAGAATTTCCAGTGTCCAGCGGGGCATTACAATGATCTAGCCTCCCTGTTTATGAATACCAATGATGACGCCATCCGCAATTTGTTTAGCTCAGATAATTCCAGCGAATTTCACCTCTCTTCGCTTTTTGTCTTCTTTGCTGGGGTATATTGCCTTGGCGTCGTTACTTATGGAATTGCTATTCCCTCTGGGCTATTCATTCCCGTCATACTTGCCGGTGCCTCCTATGGACGTTTTGTTGGGACTGTCTTGGGTTCGATATCCAATCTTAATAACGGCCTCTTTGCTCTCCTTGGTGCTGCTTCCTTCCTCGGGGGTACTATGAGGATGACGGTATCCATCTGTGTCATACTACTTGAGCTCACCGATGACCTGCTAATGCTTCCATTGGTGATGCTTGTGCTCCTTATTTCAAAGACTGTGGCTGATTGTTTTAACCATGGTGTCTATGACCAGATTGTGAAAATGAAAGGCTTGCCTTATTTGGAAGCACACGCCGAACCATACATGAGGCAATTAGTTGCAGGAGATGTTTGTTCAGGGCCTTTAATTACATTTTCAGGTGTTGAGAAGGTAGGGAACATAATACATGCTTTGAAGTTTACTAGACACAATGGGTTTCCCGTGATTGATGCACCGCCATTCTCAGACGCGCCAGAGTTCTGTGGACTTGCTTTAAGGTCACACCTACTTGTTTTGCTCAAAGCAAAGAAATTCACGAAACTAAGTGTATTGAGCGGCTCCAGTATTTTGAGGAGTTTTCATGCGTTTGATTTCGCTAAGCCAGGATCGGGGAAGGGGCCTAAGCTCGAGGATTTGTCCTTCACCGATGAGGAGATGGAAATGTATGTAGATCTCCATCCTGTCACAAATACATCTCCATACACAGTAGTGGAAACCATGTCTCTGGCCAAAGCTGCAATCCTTTTTCGACAACTTGGTCTGAGACACTTGTGTGTTGTACCAAAAAAGACTACCGGG AGGGATCCAATAGTTGGAATTTTGACAAGGCATGACTTTATGCCAGAACATATAAAGGGACTGTACCCACATTTGGTccatcacaagtag
- the LOC104239135 gene encoding uncharacterized protein yields MTSPIPNIPIIFPPSFLLILLFFAFVGVPPVVAKAAPFLVLVFVVSFRLDEEVKRRFWEGLDEIVCIIPPAERLFIGEDFNSHIGSTADGYGEVHGDFGFGDKNAGGTSLLDFTRAFELVIANSSFPKREEHSVIF; encoded by the exons ATGACTTCTCCTATACCAAATATCCCCATTATTTTTCCACCTTCATTTCTTCTTATTTTACTCTTCTTTGCTTTCGTTGGGGTTCCACCGGTGGTAGCAAAGGCTGCACCTTTTTTGGTTCTTGTGTTTGTTGTGTCTTTCAG GTTGGATGAGGAGGTCAAGAGGCGCTTCTGGGaagggttggatgagattgtgtGTATTATTCCACCTGCTGAGAGGTTATTTATAGGAGAGGATTTTAATAGTCATATTGGGTCGACTGCAGACGGCTATGGCGAGGTGCATGGTGACTTTGGTTTTGGGGATAAGAATGCAGGAGGAACTTCACTGTTGGATTTCACAAGGGCATTTGAGTTGGTGATTGCTAACTCTAGTTTTCCAAAGAGGGAGGAGCATTCGGTTATTTTTTAG